In one window of Nitrososphaerota archaeon DNA:
- the fae gene encoding formaldehyde-activating enzyme — MFLVGEALVGEGNEVAHIDLVIGEKEGPVGAAFATALATPTSGHIPLLAVIAPNLQPKPVTLIIPKVDMKNMKQSTQMFGPAQEAVARAVADSVAEGVIPKGRAEDLCIICGVFIHPAAEDNKKIYENNYAATKLAIKRAFAKEPSVDEVLSKKDVTKHPFRGF, encoded by the coding sequence ATGTTTCTGGTCGGGGAGGCATTAGTTGGAGAGGGGAATGAAGTCGCTCATATCGATTTGGTGATCGGTGAAAAGGAGGGACCTGTGGGTGCAGCATTCGCTACTGCGTTAGCGACACCGACCTCTGGGCATATACCTCTGCTTGCGGTGATAGCACCTAATCTTCAGCCCAAGCCTGTTACACTGATCATCCCTAAGGTTGATATGAAGAACATGAAGCAGTCTACGCAGATGTTCGGCCCGGCGCAAGAAGCCGTTGCTAGGGCGGTTGCAGATAGCGTTGCGGAAGGCGTTATACCTAAGGGTAGGGCTGAAGACCTCTGTATAATCTGTGGAGTCTTCATACATCCAGCGGCTGAAGATAATAAGAAGATCTATGAGAACAATTATGCAGCTACTAAACTGGCTATTAAACGCGCATTCGCAAAGGAACCGAGTGTGGATGAAGTTCTTAGCAAAAAGGATGTAACCAAACACCCATTCAGAGGATTCTGA
- a CDS encoding ParB/RepB/Spo0J family partition protein: MVATPLLGILEEIEISKIRPSSQPTRDDLGSLQELAASIKEKGLLHPIVVRHVRDGFEVVAGNRRLEACKMLGIKQIPCHIVELDDKEAYEASLIENIQRKTLDPIEEAKAFKKYVDEYGFGSVSELARKIGKSHSYVSRRIALLSLPKTIQDALVRHRTNPSVAQELLPLDEELREQIGEYAIKERVTAHVVRRLVKHVREGKSVYELWLQPRLFKDEYTRKTERAIDKCVSSLRVCLMRLDDALDTFEDGWMLREIIMRHRISIHEMIDNLVKLKRKLRYNSSRETYPSTNI; this comes from the coding sequence GTGGTTGCAACCCCTCTTTTAGGTATATTAGAGGAGATTGAAATAAGCAAAATTCGCCCCTCTAGCCAACCCACAAGAGACGACCTAGGCTCATTACAAGAGCTCGCTGCTTCTATAAAAGAAAAGGGTCTTCTTCACCCCATAGTCGTTAGGCATGTTAGAGATGGATTTGAGGTGGTTGCGGGTAATCGTAGGTTAGAGGCTTGTAAGATGCTTGGTATAAAGCAAATACCTTGCCACATAGTAGAGTTAGACGATAAAGAAGCCTACGAGGCTTCTCTAATAGAAAACATCCAACGCAAGACTCTCGACCCCATAGAGGAAGCAAAAGCCTTCAAAAAGTATGTGGATGAATATGGCTTTGGAAGCGTTTCTGAATTAGCGCGAAAGATAGGCAAGAGCCACTCATATGTTAGTAGAAGGATAGCCCTACTATCCTTGCCAAAAACTATCCAAGATGCACTTGTGCGACATCGCACAAACCCTAGCGTAGCCCAAGAACTTTTACCTCTGGACGAAGAACTAAGAGAGCAGATAGGTGAGTACGCCATAAAGGAGAGGGTCACCGCACATGTTGTTAGAAGGTTGGTCAAGCACGTGAGAGAAGGAAAGAGTGTCTACGAGCTCTGGTTACAACCTCGTCTGTTTAAGGACGAATACACCCGAAAAACAGAAAGAGCTATAGATAAATGTGTTTCATCTCTAAGGGTGTGCTTGATGAGACTCGATGATGCGTTGGACACGTTCGAAGACGGGTGGATGCTGAGAGAGATTATAATGCGGCACAGGATATCTATACATGAGATGATAGACAACTTAGTTAAGCTGAAGAGGAAGCTAAGATATAACAGCAGTAGAGAAACTTATCCATCTACTAACATCTAA
- a CDS encoding bifunctional 5,6,7,8-tetrahydromethanopterin hydro-lyase/3-hexulose-6-phosphate synthase: MTDLLVGEALIGEEPEVAHIDLIIGRKNGPAGLAFANALVQPTAGHTPILAVIRPNLPAKPPTLIVPKVTLRDLEDAEKVFGPAQSAVAKAVADAVEEGIIPKEEAEDYVVLVSVFIHPKGRDYQRIYRYNYAATKLALQRALSGFPSIDKVLEEKDKAIHGMVGFRINNLKKPPYLEVALDIPDWRRVEAIIKALPRSDAIILEAGTPLIKRYGVEVIQKIHSLRPESVVIADMKTLDVGNVEARMAGDATADVIGFSGLAPIKTIEKFIEECKKIGALSLMDTINVQNPVDVLRKLKVKPDIVEIHRAIDVEDEAYAWGNIREIREVCGKVLIAVAGGIRLNNVEAALKAGADIIVVGRAITAAKDVTGAARAFLQKMGVEEVDQFRVMTDF; this comes from the coding sequence ATGACTGACCTCTTAGTCGGGGAAGCGCTGATTGGCGAGGAGCCTGAAGTAGCGCACATAGATCTCATCATAGGCAGGAAGAACGGACCAGCTGGTTTAGCTTTTGCGAACGCGCTGGTGCAGCCAACAGCAGGGCACACACCTATACTCGCAGTAATCAGACCGAATCTACCAGCTAAACCACCTACTCTGATAGTGCCTAAGGTTACGTTAAGGGATCTTGAGGATGCTGAGAAGGTCTTTGGACCGGCGCAGAGCGCTGTGGCTAAAGCTGTCGCTGATGCTGTTGAGGAGGGGATCATACCGAAGGAGGAGGCTGAGGATTATGTGGTTCTCGTCTCTGTCTTCATTCACCCAAAGGGTAGGGATTATCAGCGAATCTACCGCTATAACTATGCTGCTACCAAGCTAGCGTTGCAGCGTGCGCTATCGGGCTTCCCGAGCATAGATAAGGTTTTAGAGGAGAAGGATAAAGCGATACACGGCATGGTTGGGTTTAGGATAAACAACCTTAAGAAGCCACCTTACTTAGAGGTCGCGTTAGATATCCCAGATTGGAGGCGCGTTGAAGCGATAATTAAGGCTCTACCAAGGAGTGATGCGATCATACTTGAGGCGGGGACGCCTCTGATCAAGAGGTATGGTGTTGAGGTTATTCAGAAGATTCACAGCCTTAGGCCTGAGTCTGTGGTTATTGCTGATATGAAGACGCTTGACGTTGGGAATGTGGAGGCTAGGATGGCTGGCGACGCCACAGCCGATGTAATAGGGTTCTCTGGGCTTGCCCCGATTAAGACGATTGAGAAGTTCATAGAGGAGTGTAAGAAGATAGGTGCTCTTTCGCTTATGGATACTATAAACGTGCAGAACCCAGTGGACGTGCTTAGGAAGCTGAAGGTGAAGCCGGATATAGTTGAGATTCATAGAGCGATAGATGTTGAGGACGAGGCGTACGCTTGGGGCAATATAAGGGAGATAAGGGAGGTCTGCGGGAAGGTGCTGATAGCTGTTGCAGGTGGAATAAGACTCAACAACGTTGAAGCTGCTCTTAAAGCTGGTGCTGACATAATAGTGGTTGGCAGAGCGATCACAGCGGCCAAAGACGTCACGGGTGCGGCAAGAGCCTTCCTCCAGAAGATGGGCGTAGAGGAAGTAGATCAGTTTAGGGTGATGACAGACTTCTAG
- a CDS encoding LysR family transcriptional regulator has protein sequence MEPRVSDFLALLEVARTNSLNQAAKNLKTSPVALLNRINKLEAYFQTKIFERTNRGVFLTEDGEEIVEIAKAVISLISKPLVRVSPSQGGVIRIGASRIAGEHVMPCLLSNFKRSNPLVEFNLEVLGLLELERRLESGEIDLASYSKPSSCGLREGEIEIAKDRLVVIVPPKHRLAGRRSVSLEWVKRMPFVLYEAGCEVNSLVQEYFKLDDVDSGDLEVKMLMPEPSGVIAAVSEGLGVSLCPEIIAKKAERAGLVGVVYIKDARDEYYSICVRKGGAAQNPPVSSFWEYLVDVSERFKGNLPCILKILYL, from the coding sequence GTGGAGCCGCGTGTATCTGATTTTCTGGCGCTTCTGGAAGTTGCCAGGACCAACAGCCTGAATCAGGCGGCAAAGAACCTCAAGACCAGCCCTGTAGCGCTGCTGAACAGGATAAATAAGCTCGAAGCATACTTTCAGACCAAGATCTTCGAGAGGACTAATAGGGGAGTGTTTCTCACCGAAGACGGGGAAGAGATCGTAGAGATCGCTAAGGCAGTTATTAGCTTGATTTCTAAGCCTCTTGTTCGCGTTAGCCCTTCTCAGGGTGGTGTGATAAGGATAGGCGCATCGAGAATCGCAGGTGAGCACGTTATGCCTTGTCTCCTAAGCAACTTCAAGCGAAGTAATCCCTTAGTAGAGTTCAATCTTGAGGTTTTGGGTCTTCTTGAGCTAGAGAGGAGGCTTGAAAGCGGGGAGATAGACCTCGCCTCCTACTCTAAACCTTCCAGCTGTGGTCTCCGGGAAGGGGAGATTGAGATAGCAAAGGATAGGTTAGTTGTGATAGTTCCTCCGAAACATAGGCTTGCGGGTAGAAGAAGTGTAAGCCTAGAATGGGTGAAGCGGATGCCCTTTGTCCTATATGAGGCTGGCTGCGAGGTAAATAGTTTGGTGCAGGAGTACTTTAAGCTGGATGATGTGGATAGCGGGGATCTAGAAGTTAAGATGCTTATGCCAGAACCTTCAGGTGTAATAGCGGCGGTATCAGAGGGCTTAGGCGTGAGCCTCTGTCCAGAGATCATAGCAAAAAAGGCGGAGCGGGCTGGTCTGGTAGGAGTAGTATACATAAAGGATGCGAGAGACGAATATTACTCTATATGTGTGAGAAAGGGAGGAGCGGCGCAGAACCCTCCCGTAAGCAGCTTCTGGGAGTATCTGGTGGATGTATCTGAGAGATTCAAGGGCAACCTCCCCTGTATTCTAAAGATCCTATACCTATGA
- a CDS encoding thiamine pyrophosphate-binding protein: MSKISGGELLCRALKKEGVRYVFGLPGGQLLTFMDAIARDGEMRFIMTRHEASAAMMADAWSRVTGQPGVCCGTVGPGATNLVGGVANAYGDSSPIVVITPNVQSFRAYPFKESIQALNQYDLFKPITKWNTIVWEWSRIPEMVHRAFREALSGRPGPVHLDLPVDILYEWRDEITLPEPQEYRPIGRIRAQPELVKKAVDLLAKAQRPLLLAGGGVLRSQAMSVLREVAEYMCIPVITTISGAGSIPADHPLWVGDSGWIGGDAVIKAIKEADVILAIGCRFSEWIGLGKPPIWPETGLKIIHVDIDPRVIGVNVRCEVGIVSDAKAFLEDMLQILKGNFKPFEGVREWVKELKETHRKYMAQFEAEENAKSPITYARLMKELREILSRDAIVAYDGGQTMVWAITYLRQLEPQGCGRLDGSGLGQLGFGLPMAIAAKIARPNRQVIDVSGDGSFMITACELETAVRYNVPVVVVICHDNAWGLIKMFQEDLFGRFIGVDFTEIDYSRLAQTIGCYGERVTNGDDIRSALRRAFESGKPAVLDIPVKYSRHPVDKYWGYCLQGCFKGVPASDAIGAPKVVVCSWRGVIG; encoded by the coding sequence ATGTCCAAGATTAGTGGCGGAGAGCTTCTTTGTAGAGCTTTGAAAAAAGAGGGAGTACGCTACGTGTTTGGATTACCGGGCGGGCAACTTTTAACATTCATGGACGCTATCGCACGAGACGGTGAGATGAGGTTTATTATGACTAGGCACGAAGCTTCTGCTGCGATGATGGCTGATGCTTGGAGTAGGGTTACTGGTCAACCAGGTGTATGTTGTGGGACGGTCGGTCCTGGGGCCACAAACCTCGTAGGCGGCGTTGCAAACGCTTACGGTGATAGCTCTCCTATCGTGGTCATAACACCTAATGTTCAATCTTTCCGGGCGTATCCATTTAAAGAATCTATACAAGCTTTAAACCAGTATGACCTCTTTAAACCGATAACCAAGTGGAACACAATTGTGTGGGAGTGGAGCAGAATACCTGAAATGGTCCACCGCGCCTTTAGAGAGGCACTCAGCGGGAGACCTGGTCCGGTTCACCTCGATTTACCAGTCGACATCTTATATGAGTGGAGGGATGAAATAACTCTTCCAGAGCCGCAGGAGTACAGGCCCATCGGTAGAATCAGGGCGCAGCCAGAACTTGTTAAGAAGGCTGTCGATCTGCTGGCTAAAGCTCAAAGACCGCTTCTGCTAGCAGGCGGAGGTGTGCTTCGATCACAAGCGATGTCGGTACTGCGGGAGGTTGCTGAATATATGTGTATACCTGTAATCACAACGATTTCGGGCGCTGGTTCTATACCTGCAGATCACCCGTTATGGGTTGGAGACTCGGGTTGGATTGGGGGCGACGCAGTAATCAAAGCTATCAAAGAAGCAGACGTAATTTTAGCCATAGGGTGCAGGTTCTCTGAATGGATCGGACTTGGTAAACCACCCATCTGGCCTGAAACTGGGCTGAAAATAATACACGTAGATATCGACCCACGCGTTATTGGTGTAAATGTGCGTTGTGAGGTCGGAATAGTTAGCGATGCTAAAGCCTTCTTAGAAGATATGCTGCAAATCCTTAAAGGCAATTTTAAACCGTTTGAGGGTGTAAGAGAGTGGGTTAAGGAGCTGAAGGAAACACATCGAAAATATATGGCACAATTTGAGGCTGAGGAGAATGCAAAATCTCCTATCACTTATGCCAGACTGATGAAAGAATTAAGAGAAATCCTTTCACGAGACGCAATAGTGGCATATGATGGTGGGCAGACTATGGTATGGGCCATAACCTATTTGAGACAGCTTGAACCACAAGGATGTGGTAGACTTGACGGTTCGGGTCTTGGGCAGTTAGGCTTTGGCTTACCAATGGCTATTGCCGCTAAGATCGCTAGGCCAAATAGGCAAGTTATCGACGTTAGTGGAGATGGGTCATTCATGATAACGGCATGTGAATTAGAAACAGCGGTTAGATATAACGTTCCAGTTGTAGTGGTCATATGTCATGATAACGCGTGGGGGCTAATAAAGATGTTTCAGGAAGACCTATTTGGAAGATTTATAGGTGTAGATTTCACAGAGATCGACTACTCAAGACTAGCCCAGACTATAGGGTGCTATGGCGAACGGGTCACAAATGGAGACGATATAAGGAGCGCTCTGCGAAGGGCGTTTGAATCCGGTAAACCTGCTGTTCTAGATATACCCGTGAAGTACTCGCGACATCCTGTGGATAAGTACTGGGGTTACTGCTTGCAAGGATGCTTCAAAGGCGTACCTGCCTCCGATGCGATAGGCGCACCTAAAGTCGTGGTATGTAGTTGGAGGGGGGTGATAGGCTAG
- a CDS encoding sodium:solute symporter family protein, producing the protein MGPSSYLAGIYFIIMVVLFLLTSYFGIRRGRGFEEYSIAGRSIGGFVNGMAGMASYLSAFLYMGMTGAVVATGFPYMGALVPFALSIAIFMALIGPYARNTGARTLIEFIELRYGRTVAYLALAVNFVFIGMFMIGQMKAVGICIEYIFKIPYATAIFIGGIILTTYCVVGGMFGITWNQFIQGLLMLIGIAVPLALVLKAVGVASWYNPFLGYGDLSPIMESAGFFNLVKTPQYYLSLALVGLGGAAAAPQVFVISARARDAPSVRWALSWMVLFVGLVYACAMGFAFAATYWIKTSGIVIEQDKADYVLFMLCDAMVPSYISALVVAAALAAAFSTLASLLAFCGIVAVTHIYEPLKKLVKKSNVFFEGEKTTIMVIATAVAGTVCTLLAWSPPSLLVVPIMWGWELLTSTLLIPCVFALWWKRATKWGSVASIMVGAMVVFTQGWTGPLLKMPFYGCLVFLPLSALVHIIISYLTPPDSTRTLLDIWHGFADYSERRYSSKLLPLTFGIVSILMLWFASTGLLR; encoded by the coding sequence ATGGGACCATCGAGCTACTTAGCAGGGATATACTTTATAATTATGGTCGTACTATTCTTGCTAACCTCATACTTCGGAATACGGAGGGGGAGAGGATTTGAAGAATATTCAATCGCAGGGCGTAGCATAGGCGGCTTTGTTAACGGCATGGCAGGAATGGCAAGTTATCTATCTGCCTTTTTGTACATGGGAATGACTGGAGCGGTCGTAGCTACTGGCTTCCCATACATGGGGGCCTTAGTACCATTTGCCTTAAGTATCGCTATATTTATGGCTCTGATCGGCCCCTATGCCAGGAACACTGGAGCGCGTACGCTCATAGAGTTTATAGAACTCAGATATGGTAGGACAGTGGCATATCTGGCACTAGCAGTAAACTTTGTGTTCATAGGGATGTTTATGATAGGGCAGATGAAGGCTGTGGGAATCTGCATAGAATATATCTTCAAGATACCATACGCCACTGCTATATTTATTGGCGGAATAATTCTAACCACTTATTGTGTAGTTGGTGGCATGTTTGGCATCACGTGGAACCAATTTATCCAAGGATTACTAATGCTGATTGGAATAGCGGTGCCTTTAGCTTTGGTATTAAAAGCAGTGGGCGTAGCGAGCTGGTATAATCCATTTCTAGGCTATGGCGACCTCTCTCCTATAATGGAAAGCGCGGGTTTCTTCAACCTCGTGAAGACACCCCAATATTACCTGAGCCTTGCTCTAGTTGGATTAGGTGGAGCCGCTGCCGCCCCGCAGGTATTTGTGATTTCTGCGAGGGCTAGGGATGCCCCATCAGTAAGGTGGGCTCTGTCGTGGATGGTTCTCTTTGTCGGGCTTGTTTACGCCTGCGCCATGGGTTTTGCCTTCGCCGCTACCTACTGGATTAAGACAAGCGGAATCGTTATTGAGCAAGATAAGGCAGACTATGTACTTTTCATGCTTTGCGATGCGATGGTACCAAGTTACATCAGTGCACTCGTAGTAGCCGCCGCTCTTGCCGCAGCATTCTCAACACTAGCATCTTTACTAGCCTTCTGTGGAATAGTCGCAGTTACCCATATTTATGAACCACTTAAGAAACTTGTAAAGAAGAGTAACGTGTTCTTTGAAGGGGAGAAAACAACTATAATGGTTATTGCTACTGCTGTGGCTGGAACCGTTTGTACCCTTCTTGCCTGGTCACCGCCATCTCTACTAGTGGTGCCTATAATGTGGGGATGGGAGCTTTTAACCTCTACCTTACTCATTCCGTGCGTCTTTGCCTTATGGTGGAAGAGAGCCACAAAATGGGGTAGTGTAGCCTCGATTATGGTAGGAGCTATGGTTGTATTTACACAAGGATGGACCGGCCCACTTCTTAAAATGCCATTTTATGGTTGTCTTGTATTTCTACCACTATCTGCACTAGTTCACATAATAATATCTTACCTAACTCCCCCAGATTCTACTAGAACGTTGTTGGATATTTGGCACGGGTTTGCCGACTATTCCGAAAGGCGGTATTCAAGCAAGTTGTTGCCACTAACATTTGGCATAGTAAGCATTTTGATGCTGTGGTTTGCATCGACGGGATTGTTAAGATAG